The Stieleria maiorica genome includes the window ACTGGGATGAGACCGTGGTCGGGTTTCAGGGCCCCAACAGCATGATGGAGTACCGGGCACGGATGACCGAACAACTGATCGACAGCGTCGTGCGGACCGCACGCCGGCCGTAGTGTCGGTCTAAGCCTGACGGTTTCGCTTCGATCCGCCGCAGCGCAGTTGGCGGCTTGTTGATTTATCCCAATGCAGGGCTCCTATGCTAGCCCGACGCGTGAGCGAGGGGCCACGCGGCGCCCCCCGCTCACGCGTCGGGCTGGCATTATAGCGTCGATCTCGCAGCGCTGGCCAAATCAACAAGCCGTTGACGAGTTCCGCTAGACGTCCAGGTTGCGGACGTCTAGGGCGTGCTTTTCGATGAATTCGCGTCGCGGTTCGACTTTGTCGCCCATCAACAGGCGGAACATTTCGTCTGCCGCGCCGGCGTCTTTCATGTTGACTTTGACCAGCGTCCGGTTGGCCGGATCGAGCGTGGTTTCGCGAAGTTCTTCGGCGTTCATTTCGCCCAGCCCTTTAAAGCGTGTCACTTGCAGTCCCTTTTCACCGGCCGCTCTGACTTCGGGCAGTAGTTCGCGGAGATCGGCCATCGGCCGGCGGACGTCTTCGCCGCGGACCAATTCGAATCGGGGTGTTGTCATCCCGGTTCGGTCGGCGGGAATCAGGTCTTCCAGTGAGAACACCAATTCGGCCAGTTCCTTGAGTCCGCTGTTGATCGTCCGCACTTCGTGCAGTTCGGCCAGGTGGGCGAGCGATTTAGCCGGTTCGGCGTCTTCGGCTGGCGTCGCCGCGGCCTCGCCGTCGGCCGCTTCGGTTTCGCCCGTTTCGCCTTCCTGTTCGGCGGCCGCCTCGTCATCGAGAACCAGGTTGTGCTCGTTGAGATGCGTTTCGACTTCGTCGGTGCTGTGGAACCAGTGTTCTTCGTTGCCGTAGGTCAGCAGCCAGGAGGGCAGTTTGTTGGTGACCGGATCGATGCGTTCGGCGTGGGCGCGGAGGCTGACGCCGCGTCGCTCGAGTGCCAGGATCGCGTCTTCCATCGAGGCCAGAGAACTACACAGCTTTCGCATGTCGTCGCCTTCGACCCGTCGTCCGTCTTCGGCTTCAAAGACGGTGTCTTTGAGGCCGCGTTCGAGCAGCTGGCTCTTCATCTCTTCATCGGTCTGGACGTAGTAGCGGTTGCGGCCGTGGGTGACACGGAACAACGGCGGCTGGGCGACGTAGACGTGGCCGTCGGCGACCAGCTGGTACATTTGGCGATAGAAGAAGCACAGCAACAGGGTGCGGATGTGGCTGCCGTCGACGTCGGCGTCGGTCATGACGACAATTTTGTTGTAGCGGCGTTTGGAGATGTCTTGGTCGCCGCCGATGCCGGTTCCGATCGCCTGGATCATCGAACGCACTTCTTCGTTGGCCAGCACCTTGTCTTCGCGGCTTTTGTAGGCGTTGATGATCTTACCGCGCAGCGGCAGGATGGCTTGGAAGTCGCGCATCCGCCCGCCTTCGGCCGATCCGCCTGCCGAGTCACCTTCGACCAGGTACAGTTCGCAGCGTTCCATTTGTTTGCTGATGCAATCCCGGAGCTTACCGGGCAGCCCGCCGCCGCCGAGGGCATCTTTTCGTTTGCGGAGCAGGTCCTTGGCCTTGCGGGCCGCCTCGCGGGCTTCGGAGGCGAGCAATCCTTTGCGGACGATCGACTTGGCGACGCGCGGGTTTTCTTCCAGGTATTTTGCCAGCTGTTCGCCGACGCCGCCGCTGACGATGCCTTCGACTTCACTGTTGCCGAGTTTGGTTTTCGTTTGGCCTTCGAACTGCGGATGCGGCACGCGCACGCTGATCACCGCGGTGATGCCTTCGCGGATATCGTCTCCGCCCAGGGTGGCGTTTTTGAGCAGGTTTTCTTTCTTGCCGTAGTTGTTCAGCGTCCGTGTCAGTGCCGATCGAAATCCGGACACGTGCGTTCCGCCTTCGATGGTGTGAATGTTGTTGACGTAGGACTGAACGTTCTCGGTGTACTCGGTGCTGTACTGGAGTGCGATTTCGTACTGGCAGCCGTCTTTTTCGCCGACGATGGAAATCACATCGCTGTGCAGCGGATCGCTGGCGCGGTTGAGGTGCTCGACGAACTCGGTGATCCCGCGTTCGTATTTGAAGTCACCGCCTTCGCCGTTGCGCTCGTCCAGGAACGTGATTCGCACGCCGCTGTTGAGGAATGCGAGTTCTTGGAGTCGTTTGTAGAGGGTGTCGAAGCTGTATTTCGTGACCGAGAAGATCTGCGCATCGGCCTTGAACGTGGTACGGGTTCCGGTCTTGCTGGTCGTGCGCCCTTTCTTAACCGGTCCGGTGGCGACACCGCGTTCGTACTCTTGGCTCCAGGTGAACCCGTCTCGGCTGACTTCGGCTTCGGCCCACTGGCTGAGGAAGTTGACGACGGTGACGCCGACGCCGTGCAGACCGCCGGAGGTTTGGTAGGCGCCTTTTTCGAACTTGCCGCCGAATTTGAGCACCGTCATCACGCCTTCGAGCGTACTGACTTCGCGGTCCAGTTCGGCCGAAAGTTCTTGGTGCTTGGTCACCGGGATGCCGCGTCCGTCGTCTTCGACCGTCACGCTGCCGTCGGTGTGGACGATCACGGACACCTTGCTGGCGAATCCCGCCATCGCTTCATCGATCGAATTGTCGACGACTTCATAGACCAAGTGGTGCAAGCCGCGTGTCGACGTGTCACCGATGTACATCCCCGGTCGCTTGCGGACGTGATCCAAGTCCGAAAGGTGTTTCAGGTCTTCGTCGGTGTATTTCTGGTTCGCGGCAGGCATCGAGGAGGCCGGAACATTGGGACTCGCTGCATCGGAGCCGGTTTCCTGGGAGGCCGCTTCCTGCGATTCGGGGGCGTCGGATTCCGGGAGATCTGAAGAGGGGGCGTCGCTCATTGAGACCTGAAACGGGGCATAAAAGTAGGCCGCATTTCGAGGGATGTTTCCCAATCCTGGTCATCCCAGAACCGCCTGCGGCAGAATGCGGAATTCTAACATTCTCGGCCGACTTTCGCGAGGCGTCCGGGGTGCCGACAGGGCGTTTGTTGGGGAGTGTCTGTGCAGTCGCTGGTTGCACAGGCCGGGCGGTTTTTGAGCTCTGGGATATCAGTCGGTTTTGCGATTCGTTCGCGCTGGCGGGGAGCTTTTTTTCTTGAGCTAGGGCGGCTGGGATAGAGGTCAGGGGGCAGGGGGGGATCGAAAAGGCCCACGGATGGCAGCGCGAACCCACGGATGCATGCGGTCGGGGATCCGTGGGTTCGCGCTGCCATCCGTGGGCATTGATCGTCCGTATGGTTTGGGGTGGCTGGGGAAGGTTGTCTTGGCTCGGATTCACTCAAGCGTCGCGAATCGAACCTCCCCTCGCTACGCTCGGCCCTCCCTTCCAGGGAGGGTGTTCGTCTTGACTTGATGCCTCTGCCCCTCGCATCGCTCGCCCGTAGGCTCGCGCCAAACGGCTGATAATCGTTTGACATCAGCCGGTTCGCGCCCGCGCGAGCGGCCTTAACTTTTCGGTATAGTCCACTATCCCGCCGGCGGCCCTTCGATCGCGTCCAACAGTGGCAATTCATCGGCGGCGGGGTCGCACATGCCTTCCTTGAAGTGTCGGCGACAGACCGACACGTAACGTTCATTGCCCCCGATTTGAATTTGCCGGCCGTCCTTGATCGGATGCCCCGAATCATCGATTCTCAGCACCATCGTCGCCTTGCGTCCGCAATGGCAAATGGTCTTGATTTCGGTCAGTGTGTCGGCCCAAGCCAACAAAACCTCGCTGCCGGTGAACAAGTTGCCTTGGAAATCGGTCCTTAGTCCGTACGCCATCACGGGGATGTCCAGGTCGTCACAGACGTCGCTGAGCTGTTTGACTTGCCGAGCGGTCAAGAATTGGGCTTCGTCGACCAGCACGCAATGCAGCGTTTCGGTTTGATGGCGGTGACGTACCATTGACAACAAATTGTCGGCCAGGTCGAACGTGACGGCGTCGGCGGCCAGTCCGATCCGGCTGGTGACTTTGCCGGCCTGGTCGCGGGTGTCGATCTCCGGCAGCAAGATCAGCGTCTTCATCCCACGTTCGTGATAGTTGTAGCTGCACTGCAGCAACGTCGTGGATTTCCCCGCGTTCATCGTGGAGTAGTAGAAATACAGTTTTGCCATCTGCCGTCGCCACTTATTTTTCGGCCAAGACTTACGCCCGGTCCGTCAATCCTTAGAATTTCGCTCTGCCCGCGTCTGAGACGTATCCCCCCACAACACACCTATTTGCTCGACCTCCAATGCCGCGTTACAACCCAGCCGATCTTGAGCCGCGATGGCAAGCTTATTGGGAAGAACATAAGACGTTCGCCACGCCCGAGAAACCGGGCCCCAAAAAACGCTACATCTTGGACATGTTCCCCTACCCCAGCGGCGACGGACTGCACGTCGGCCACCCGGAGGGTTACACGGCGACGGACATTGTTTGCCGCTACGCCCGACTGTGTGGCGAAAGCGTGTTGCACCCGATGGGATTCGATGCGTTCGGATTGCCTGCCGAAGAGCACGCGATCAAAACCGGCGAACACCCGCGGATCCAGACCCAACGCAATATCGATAACTTCACGCGGCAGCTGAAGATGCTCGGTTTCAGCTACGACTGGGACCGCGTGCTGGCGACCACCGACGAAGACTACTTCCGCTGGACGCAGTACATTTTCTTGGTCCTGTTCGATACCTGGTTTGACTACGAGACGCAAAAGGGCCGCCCGATCGCCGAGCTGCCGATTCCCGAGGACGTTCAATCGCAAGGCGAGTCGGCCGTCGCCGACTACGTCGACGCCCAACGGTTGGCGTACCTGGACGACGCCTTGGTCAATTGGTGCCCCCAGCTGGGGACCGTGCTGGCCAACGAAGAAGTCATCGACGGCAAGAGCGAACGCGGCGGACACCCCGTCAAACGGATTCCGCTGCGTCAGTGGATGCTGCGGATCACCGACTACGCCGAACGATTGCTCGACGGGCTTGAGGACCTGGACTGGCCGGCGGGGATCAAGAAGCTGCAATCGGATTGGATCGGGCGAAGCACCGGCGCGGAAGTCGACTTTTACATCGGCGATCAAGCATCGTTTGACGCTTGGAAGGCGAGTCGGGCGGGGGCGCCGCTGCCGGCCAGCCCCGGTGAGGACGCGCTGCGCGTCTACACGACGCGTCCCGACACGCTGTTCGGCGCGACCTACATGGTCGTTTCGCCCGAGCACCCGATGCTGGATCGGTTGACCGGCGCGGAGCAGTCGGACGCTGTCAAAGCGTATTGCGAGAAGGCGTCCTTCAAATCCGATCGCGAACGGACCGAAGGAGATCGTGAAAAAACGGGTGTGTTCACCGGCAGCTATGCGATCAACCCCGTCAACGGAACTCCGATCCCCGTGTGGGTCGCCGATTATGTCTTGGCCGGCTATGGAACCGGCGCGATCATGGCCGTACCGGCGCACGACGAACGCGACTTTGAATTCGCGGTCAAATACGAGTTGCCGGTCATTGCCGTCGTCGATCCGCCCGCGGACGCCGAAGACCGCGATGACATCCTGGCCGGGAAAGCGTGTTATGTCGCGGTCGGAAATGCGATCAACAGTGGCCCGATGGACGGTAAGCCGACCGAAGAGGTCAAGCGGCAAATCACCGAGTCGCTCGCGTCGGACGGGCTCGGCATGGCCGCGGTCAATTACAAATTGCGCGACTGGTTGTTCAGCCGGCAACGTTTCTGGGGCGAGCCCTTTCCGATCCTTCACGAAGTCGATGAGGACGGCACACCGACCGGGCGGATGCGTGGCGTCGATCCCGCAGAGTTGCCCGTTCGATTGCCCGAGCTGGAGGATTTCAAACCGCACGGAAAACCCGAGCCGCCGCTGGGCAAGGCCGGTGACGATTGGTTGTACGTCCAGATCGACGGCAAGCGTTATCGTCGCGAAACCAATACCATGCCGCAGTGGGCCGGGTCGTGCTGGTACTACCTCCGTTACATCGATCCCAAAAACGACCAGGCATTGGTGGATCCGCAAAAGCAAGCAGAGTGGATGCCGGTCGACTTGTACGTCGGTGGTGCCGAGCATGCGGTGTTGCACTTGCTGTACTCGCGGTTCTGGCACAAGGTGCTGTTCGATCGTGGCCACGTGACGACGCCCGAACCGTTCGTCCGTTTGGTCAACCAAGGCATGATCTTGGGCGACGTCGAGTACACGGCGTTCTTCGACGACGACGGGCAACCGGTGTCGGCCGGTGAAGTTCGCAAAGGTCCCGATGGCGGCCGGCAATCCAAGGACGGACGCGCGGTCACGGCAAAAACCGTCCCGGAAGAGGACGTGCAAAAGAAGGGCGAAGGATTTGTGCTGAAGGTCGATCCGAAGATCAAGGTCGACAGCCGTGCCCACAAGATGTCCAAGGCACGCGGCAACGTGATCAATCCCGATGTCGTCGTCAGCGAGTACGGCGCCGACTCGTTGCGGTTGTACGAGATGTTCATGGGGCCGTTGGAAGCGACCAAGCCCTGGTCGATGGCCGGTGTCGGCGGCGTCCGCAATTTCTTGGATCGCGTCTGGCGGATGATCGTGGACGATCAAGAAGAGGAGTTGGTGTTGCAGCCCGCGCTGACCGAGGAGCCGTGCGATGAAGAGCAAAACCGGATGCTGCACGCGACGATCAAAAAGGTCACCGAAGACACCGACGCGATGAGCTTTAATACCGCGATCGCACGGATGATGGAATTCACGAATTACTTCACGCGTGCCGAAAAACGACCGATCGACGCGATGAAGTCGTTCCTGATTCTGTTGTCACCTTACGCACCGCACCTGTGCGAAGAACTCTGGAAGATCCTGGGACAGGAGGGCGTGATCGCGCATCAGAGCTGGCCGCAGTGGGATGAATCGGCGTTGGTGCAAAGCTCGATCGAAGTGCCGGTGCAGTTCAACGGCAAGGTCAAGTCCAAGATTCACGTGCCGCCGGATGCCAAGCCCGATCAGATGATCGAAGCGGCATTGTCGGACCAGCGGGTGCAATCGATGTTGGAAGGCAAAAACGTCGTCAAGAAGATCGCCGTCCCCGGCCGCTTGGTGAACCTGGTGGTGAAGTAGCGGCCGGTTGCTGCACTGCCGTGCGGCGATCCGTTGAAAGTCAGCCCGCTGTGCGGGGTCTCCGTTGATGCAAATCAGGTAAGAAGATTTTTGGGGTAAGAAGATTATGGAATCCCGATCCCTTCGATGGAGCTAGTTTCCTACCTCTCCCCGCTGCCCTGTCTCGTCGGTGGGAGTCAGGAGAGATGCGGGGCAGAATGATGCGGGGCAGAATGATGCGGGGCAGAATGATGCGGGGCAGAATGATGCGGGGCAGAATGATGCGGGGCAGAATGATGCGGGGCAGAATGATGCGGGGCAGAATGATGCGGGGCAGAATGATGCGGGGCAGAATGATGCGGGGCAGAATGATGCGGGGCAGAATGATGCGGTCCGCGCAGGCTCTCGCGCAAGGGCTGATCATGCCAAGGAGGAAGAGAACCGACGCCTTCAACGCCTCCGGCTGAAAGACGGGGGAGGAGTGGTGCGGCAATATTTTTCCCCGGGCGGAGCCTGGGCTGCGAAAAATCGTTCGATTCGTTCGCGTTTTCGTTCGTAGGGTTTTTGCGTTTTCGATCCCGCTGAACCCTGTTGGGGTCAGCCGTTTGGTGCCAGCCTACGGGCCTCCATCGACGTTGTAAGGCCCGAACGCTTGCGCGAATCGGCTGATGTCAACCGTGTTTCGTCGCCCGATGGCTGCTGTGAGTCGACCATCCATCGCGGAATGATCTCGCTTGAATTCTGAATCGCCGCAGAATCCAAATTTCACGCAGCCCAGGCGAAAACCTGGGCACGACGGACCGATCGGCTGTCGGCTAGGCGACCAGACGCAGGTTTTCGGCTTCTTGTGTTTTGGCCGCGCAGATGCCTTCGATGAATTCTTCGAAGATGCGGACGTCCAGTGCCGAGGCGGCGGCGCATTCGGGGTGGAACTGGGTGCCGATCGCGAACCAGTCCATCATTTCGCTTTCGATCGCTTCGATCACACCGTCGGGGCAACGGGCGGTCACGCGGAAACCCGGTGCGACTTCGTCGATCGCCATGTGGTGGCGGCTGCTGACGCGGATCTCGCCGTCACCGAACACGCGGCCGACCAGTGAATCGCTTTCGACTTCCAGCGTGTGGCGGTGGTTGGGGTCGTGGGGGTCCTGGTGCGGAACCGCCATCGGCAGGTCTTCTTTGATGTGCAGGAACAGATTTCCGCCCTGCTGGATGTTCAGCAATTGCATGCCCGCTCCGATCGCCAGCAGCGGGATGCGACGCTCGGCGATTTCGGCGACCAGCAAGCGGTCGCTGGTTTCGCGAACCGGGTCCATCGGGCGAACGCTCGAATGCAGCATGAAGCCGTCGTTGCGCGGGTCCAGGTCGGCGCCGCCGATCATCATGAAGCCTTCGACATGATCCAAAACACGGGCGATCGAATCCGCATCGTCCATCGGCGGCACGACCACCGGGATCCCGCCGGCGGAGAGGATCGATTGGAAGTAACCCGACGCCAAATAAGCGAACCCGGGTTTGCTGCGGTCGGCAGCTTTGAAGTCACAATTGATACCAATGATCGGCTTGCTAACCAAAGCTTCGCTTGACATCCGACGTTTCCTCATAAAAGTCGCAAAATGCAAGAATGGATACGCAGCAGCATGCTGCGTGTTTGAAAATGCGCGGTCACCTCGAATGACGGCCCAGAACCAAAATGCAGTCTCGCTGGCGGTGCAGCGGGCAATGCGATTGGTGCAGCGGGGCAGAATGAGAAGCGATAGAACGCAGCAGCAAGCCGGTCGCGAACGGACCGAAGTTGCCATACCGAACGGGCGAGTCGGGTCCAGACTGTTGGACTCGATGAAAAGAAGTGCAACAAGAATCCATCTTGGAATCCCATTTTGATCATCCTTGAATCAGGACCGCCCCGACTGTTCGGCTCTGTGTTAAGAGACCGACGAGTGTTTCGCTGGTCTCTCCGAGCGATCGGAAAAGTAGCGGGTGTTTTCACCTGATCCAAACATTCCCCACATCTTGTGCAAATCGACATCTGCTAGCACGACAGGCAGTGCTAGCAAAGCGTTTTTTTGCTGTCAAAACCGGGTGAGAGGGGGCTTTTGGCGGTGCGGCGCGGCGTGATTCGGCAATCGTTGGTGTTTAGCCTTGAGGCGATTCCGGGTCGCTGCGACGCAGTGACAGTGGGCTAAAGACAGTGGGCTAAAGCCTGCTTGGTTTTCGGGTAGTGGACGAGGCGAGGAGTCCAATCGGATTGCGAACCGTGTGGACTCCTCGCGTCGTCCACTACCGATGCCCCCAATCTTAGGGCGAGACGCCGTACTAGCGAAAAATGGCGGATCCGTCGACAATCAGGCGTTTAGAGTCGCCATTCCCCGGCGAATCCGGCCGTCAAACCGCCGAAAGTCGGGGCGGCCTCCGCTACGGCTGCGACGTCGGTCATGATGTCGCTCTCGGATCAAATCCCTTCATCCAGACAGGAACACCCGCGTGAAATTCGAAAACGTTCGGCTGGCGGCGATCGGAGCGTTGGTCCCCGACGAGGTCTGGTCGAGCGATGAAATCGAGCATCGGTTGGAGCCGCTTTATCAGCGGTTGAAACTGCCCGAGGGCCGTTTGGAGCTGATGTCGGGGATCTCCCAGCGCCGTGTCTGGCCGGTGGGGACTGTCCCCAGCGGTCCGAGTATCGAAGCGGGCAAGCAGGCACTGGCCGCCGCGGGATTACCGGCGGATTCGATCGGCTGTTTGATACATGCCAGCGTGTGTCGCGATTTTCTGGAACCGGCGACGGCATCCCGCGTGCACCACGGCATCGGCCTGTCGTCAAATTGCTGGGTTTACGATGTGTCCAACGCCTGTCTGGGGCTGATCAACGGTGCGATTCAGATCGCGATGATGATCCAAAGCGGTGCGATCGACGCGGGGATTGTCGTCGGCACCGAGAACAGCCGGATGTTGCTGGAGTCGACGATCCAGGCCCTTAACGGCGACACGACGCTACGTCGCAAGGACATCAAGGGCGCGTTCGCGTCGTTGACGATCGGGTCGGGCAGCTGTGCGTGGTTGCTGGCCCATGAGCGGTTGGCGCCCGAGGCGACTTGCATCGACGTAGGGATCGCCGAAGCCCGCACTCGGTTCCACGACTTGTGCGTCAGCGACAGCGATTCGGCGGGGGCGTCGATGCAGCCGTTGATGGAAACGGATTCGGAACAGCTGATGGCCGAGGGGATCGCGACGGGGGTCGCGGCGTTTGAGAAGTTGCTGGCCGAAAGCGGCTGGACTCGCGACGCGATCGACCGAACGGTTTGTCACCAGGTCGGCACGCGTCATCGCGTGGCGATGTTGCAGTCGATGGGGTTGTCGACCGAGCGGGACAGCGTTTCGTTCCCGCAGTTGGGCAACACGGGGTCGGTGGCATTGCCCTTGACGGTCGCTTCGGCGGCCGACCAGGGTGATCTGTCCGGGGGGGATCGCGTGGCGATGTTGGGGATCGGTTCGGGGATCAACAGCGTGATGCTTGCAGCCCGCTGGGGACAGACCCCGGTGGCGGGGAACATCAAAGCGATTCAAAATGCCCCGTTGGCCTTGAAAATCCCGAGCTGAGCGGCGACACTCTGCCGCTTTCCCAAAACCGACGCGCGACCGCCCTCGGAGAATCGTCTCTCGGAGTGAATTTCGCGGATCGCGCCGGCAGCGAATCGACGGGCAACGATGCCCGATCCGGTCGCCGCCCGACCCCTTTTGATCTGTAGCGGTCCACAAGACCGGTTGCAGGCAACCCAGGAGAATCACCGCCCATGGCTCGTTACACCGGCCCCAAAGCACGCGTCAACCGTCGACTCGGCACCCTGATTTACGAAACCGCGGGTGCCGCCCGTGCGCTCGACCGCCGCAACACGCCTCCGGGGATGCACGTCCGCGGCCGCCGCCCCAGCAACTACGGTGCGGCGTTGCAAGAGAAGCAAAAGATCAAGCACTACTATGGGTTGGGCGAACGCCAGCTGCGGCGCTACTTTGACGCCGTGGGTCGAAAATCGGGCAACACCGGTGAATTGTTGCTGTTGATGTGCGAGCGACGGTTGGACAACGTGGTCCGTCGCGTCGGGTTCACCAAGACGCGTCCCCAGGCTCGCCAAGGCGTCGCGCACGGACACTTCCTGGTCAACGGCGTGAAGGTCGACAAGCCCAGCTACATCCTGCGTCCGGGCGACATCGTCGAAGTCCGCGGCCGCGAAAATCTGAAGAACCTGTATCGGGGTGTGATCGCCAACGCGGCCCCCGATGCACTGGACTGGGTTGCGTTTGACAGCGAGAACCTGAAGGCGACGATGCTGGGCTTGCCCGGGGCCAGCGACATCAGTTTGCCGGTCGACGCTAACGCCGTCGTCGAATTCCTGTCTCGCTAAGCCAAGTGGTGGGGCGTCCAGCCTGCCATCACAGCGATTCACGCCCCGAAAGCATACGCCCAGGGGCGGATTCACAGTACAATTCGACTCCCGTCGCGGACGACTCGTGCTCTGCCAGCATTGAATTCTCGGGTTGCGTTTCTCGAGCGGAAAAGGGGTCAGGTACCAAAAACCAAATGGCCCGAAGGGTGCTTCGCATTTTTGGTACCTGACCCCTTTTCCGCGGCGCCCTGAGTTTAAAAGTTGACTCAGCACTCGGCGTCCGTTCTTTTTTGGGGCTGACGGTCGTTACAAAAACACAAATCCTTTCTCGCCAATCGAAATAGAAAAAAATGCATTGTCCCGTAGTTGTCTTGGGCGGTGGTCCCGGTGGTTATGCGGCCGCGTTCTTGGCCGCCGACGAGGGGTTGGACGTCACCATCGTCGAAGCGGAACCACGACTCGGCGGCACGTGTCTGTTGCGTGGCTGTATCCCCAGCAAAGCTTTGCTGCATGTGGCAAAAGTGATCCATGAAGTGGACGACCTGCGTGCCAATTGGGGAGTCGAGTACCCGGGCAATCCGTCGATCGATATCGACAAGGTGCGTGCCCGCAAGGACCAGGTGATCTCCAATTTGACCGGCGGGTTGGGGAATCTGGCCAAGCGTCGCAATGTGACCGTGATTCAGGCCCGCGGCACGTTTGTCAATTCCACCACGTTGCAGTTGGAAGGCGATCACGATTCGATCCCCGTCGGCGGCCAGCTGACGTTCGACCATTGCATCCTGGCCACCGGCAGCGTTCCGGCGATGCCGCCGGCATTCAACATCGGCAGCGACCGCGTGATGGACAGCACCGGCGCGTTGGCCTTGGCGGACATCCCCGAGACGATGCTGGTCGTCGGCGGCGGCTACATCGGTTTGGAAATGGGCAGCGTTTACGCTCACCTGGGTTCCAAGGTCACCGTGGTCGAATTGGCCGAAGGGCTGTTGCCCGGTGCGGACCGGGACTTGGTCAAGCCGCTGGCCAAACGCATCGACAAACTTTGCGAGGGCCGCGTGCTGACCAACACCAAGGTCGGATCGATGACCGAGGTCGGCGACAAGATCCAAGTGACGTTTGAAGGGCCGGCGCATTTCGGGCATGAACAATTTGACCGCGTGCTGGTCAGTATCGGCAGACGTCCGGTGACCCGCGGTCTGGGCTTGGAAAATACCTCCGTCGTCGTCACCGAGCGTGGGTTCGTCCAGGTCGATGATCGGCAACGCACGGCCGACCCGCACATCCTGGCCATCGGTGACGTCGCCGGTGACCCGATGCTGGCACACAAAGCGACGCACGAAGGCCGTGTGGCCGCGGAAGTCATCGCCGGCAAGCCCGCCGCGTTCGACAAGAAAGCGATCCCGGCGGTGGTCTTCACCGATCCCGAGATCGCTTGGGCCGGCATCACCGAAACGGAAGCCAAACGTGACGGCGTGAACGTCTCGGTCGAAGTCTATCCCTGGGCGGCCAGCGGTCGCGCCCAGGCGCTGGGGATCACCGAAGGGTTGACCAAGTGGCTGGTCGATCCCGATTCGGGACGTGTGATCGGCTGCGGCATCGTCGGATCCGGTGCCGGTGAATTGATCGCCGA containing:
- a CDS encoding DNA gyrase subunit B; this encodes MSDAPSSDLPESDAPESQEAASQETGSDAASPNVPASSMPAANQKYTDEDLKHLSDLDHVRKRPGMYIGDTSTRGLHHLVYEVVDNSIDEAMAGFASKVSVIVHTDGSVTVEDDGRGIPVTKHQELSAELDREVSTLEGVMTVLKFGGKFEKGAYQTSGGLHGVGVTVVNFLSQWAEAEVSRDGFTWSQEYERGVATGPVKKGRTTSKTGTRTTFKADAQIFSVTKYSFDTLYKRLQELAFLNSGVRITFLDERNGEGGDFKYERGITEFVEHLNRASDPLHSDVISIVGEKDGCQYEIALQYSTEYTENVQSYVNNIHTIEGGTHVSGFRSALTRTLNNYGKKENLLKNATLGGDDIREGITAVISVRVPHPQFEGQTKTKLGNSEVEGIVSGGVGEQLAKYLEENPRVAKSIVRKGLLASEAREAARKAKDLLRKRKDALGGGGLPGKLRDCISKQMERCELYLVEGDSAGGSAEGGRMRDFQAILPLRGKIINAYKSREDKVLANEEVRSMIQAIGTGIGGDQDISKRRYNKIVVMTDADVDGSHIRTLLLCFFYRQMYQLVADGHVYVAQPPLFRVTHGRNRYYVQTDEEMKSQLLERGLKDTVFEAEDGRRVEGDDMRKLCSSLASMEDAILALERRGVSLRAHAERIDPVTNKLPSWLLTYGNEEHWFHSTDEVETHLNEHNLVLDDEAAAEQEGETGETEAADGEAAATPAEDAEPAKSLAHLAELHEVRTINSGLKELAELVFSLEDLIPADRTGMTTPRFELVRGEDVRRPMADLRELLPEVRAAGEKGLQVTRFKGLGEMNAEELRETTLDPANRTLVKVNMKDAGAADEMFRLLMGDKVEPRREFIEKHALDVRNLDV
- a CDS encoding thymidine kinase, with product MAKLYFYYSTMNAGKSTTLLQCSYNYHERGMKTLILLPEIDTRDQAGKVTSRIGLAADAVTFDLADNLLSMVRHRHQTETLHCVLVDEAQFLTARQVKQLSDVCDDLDIPVMAYGLRTDFQGNLFTGSEVLLAWADTLTEIKTICHCGRKATMVLRIDDSGHPIKDGRQIQIGGNERYVSVCRRHFKEGMCDPAADELPLLDAIEGPPAG
- the leuS gene encoding leucine--tRNA ligase yields the protein MPRYNPADLEPRWQAYWEEHKTFATPEKPGPKKRYILDMFPYPSGDGLHVGHPEGYTATDIVCRYARLCGESVLHPMGFDAFGLPAEEHAIKTGEHPRIQTQRNIDNFTRQLKMLGFSYDWDRVLATTDEDYFRWTQYIFLVLFDTWFDYETQKGRPIAELPIPEDVQSQGESAVADYVDAQRLAYLDDALVNWCPQLGTVLANEEVIDGKSERGGHPVKRIPLRQWMLRITDYAERLLDGLEDLDWPAGIKKLQSDWIGRSTGAEVDFYIGDQASFDAWKASRAGAPLPASPGEDALRVYTTRPDTLFGATYMVVSPEHPMLDRLTGAEQSDAVKAYCEKASFKSDRERTEGDREKTGVFTGSYAINPVNGTPIPVWVADYVLAGYGTGAIMAVPAHDERDFEFAVKYELPVIAVVDPPADAEDRDDILAGKACYVAVGNAINSGPMDGKPTEEVKRQITESLASDGLGMAAVNYKLRDWLFSRQRFWGEPFPILHEVDEDGTPTGRMRGVDPAELPVRLPELEDFKPHGKPEPPLGKAGDDWLYVQIDGKRYRRETNTMPQWAGSCWYYLRYIDPKNDQALVDPQKQAEWMPVDLYVGGAEHAVLHLLYSRFWHKVLFDRGHVTTPEPFVRLVNQGMILGDVEYTAFFDDDGQPVSAGEVRKGPDGGRQSKDGRAVTAKTVPEEDVQKKGEGFVLKVDPKIKVDSRAHKMSKARGNVINPDVVVSEYGADSLRLYEMFMGPLEATKPWSMAGVGGVRNFLDRVWRMIVDDQEEELVLQPALTEEPCDEEQNRMLHATIKKVTEDTDAMSFNTAIARMMEFTNYFTRAEKRPIDAMKSFLILLSPYAPHLCEELWKILGQEGVIAHQSWPQWDESALVQSSIEVPVQFNGKVKSKIHVPPDAKPDQMIEAALSDQRVQSMLEGKNVVKKIAVPGRLVNLVVK
- a CDS encoding gamma-glutamyl-gamma-aminobutyrate hydrolase family protein, encoding MSSEALVSKPIIGINCDFKAADRSKPGFAYLASGYFQSILSAGGIPVVVPPMDDADSIARVLDHVEGFMMIGGADLDPRNDGFMLHSSVRPMDPVRETSDRLLVAEIAERRIPLLAIGAGMQLLNIQQGGNLFLHIKEDLPMAVPHQDPHDPNHRHTLEVESDSLVGRVFGDGEIRVSSRHHMAIDEVAPGFRVTARCPDGVIEAIESEMMDWFAIGTQFHPECAAASALDVRIFEEFIEGICAAKTQEAENLRLVA
- a CDS encoding 3-oxoacyl-ACP synthase III; the encoded protein is MKFENVRLAAIGALVPDEVWSSDEIEHRLEPLYQRLKLPEGRLELMSGISQRRVWPVGTVPSGPSIEAGKQALAAAGLPADSIGCLIHASVCRDFLEPATASRVHHGIGLSSNCWVYDVSNACLGLINGAIQIAMMIQSGAIDAGIVVGTENSRMLLESTIQALNGDTTLRRKDIKGAFASLTIGSGSCAWLLAHERLAPEATCIDVGIAEARTRFHDLCVSDSDSAGASMQPLMETDSEQLMAEGIATGVAAFEKLLAESGWTRDAIDRTVCHQVGTRHRVAMLQSMGLSTERDSVSFPQLGNTGSVALPLTVASAADQGDLSGGDRVAMLGIGSGINSVMLAARWGQTPVAGNIKAIQNAPLALKIPS